Genomic window (Bombus vancouverensis nearcticus chromosome 2, iyBomVanc1_principal, whole genome shotgun sequence):
TGTCGATACTGAGAAACGTCCCGAATTTTATAGTGGCCCTCCTTCTGCCAAAAATTGCATGGTTTCACGATAAATTCACCTTTCACCTTTCCTAGTCCTGTTAAAGGCACCTTATGGTTGCTCGGCCTTCGTTGTAAAAGTGTGTTGGTTTGGCGAAATCGAAGATCGCGACTTCCCTTCCCTTGGAAAACTCATTTAAAATAAGTTACGGCTAATTATAGAAATAATGAATATATTTGTATGCTTGATGACTACAACTGAATTAAACTACATATATTACCTATGTAGTCTAAGTGATGAAAGGAAGTTGTAGAAAAAAGACAGTTCTCAGAATAATTTTGTGTTTCCGAAAACGTAGTAAAATTCTATCTAAATATATCGATAATTTATTCAGTTtattgtaatatgtaataaatcTCAATAAACTAATGGAACACGTAGTATGTAATTATATCAAATAGGTAACCTAATATCTAGTTTAGATTGTCACATGaatatgtaaaaaatgaaaatattttttaagatattatttatttaaaaatttatttttctgtcGTATTCCACGGAATAATTTTTTATCCATAAGAAAAAATGTGTAACGAACAATTTTATATCATTTCAAGACAAGTTTGAAGTATTTTAATGAATTCGCATAATTTAGGAAGTACAATcagaaaatataacattttctaTAATTCATAAAGATAAAGAAGACGTCCAAAAAGTTGCTATAATTATAAGGATAGGAGGATTCTggatataaaatgtaaaatgaaaGGCAATTTGAGTTTCTACATATTTATTGATTCTTTCTTAGTATTTAGATACTAAATAGTTTTTAATTGTgtcaaaattatatttcacttagtttgtacttttttttatgTGCACAACTTTAAGAAAATCCTTGATAACATATACAATCCAGGATAATCGGTTTCTAATCAACGCTTATCGATTTCTAAATCGATTCTAAATATCCtataatttattctatttttacaACACGTATCGTTACGACATCATCTTGTCAAATATACGCAATCGTTTCATGGTGTCTCATCATTACGAACCCGTGTAGTAATGGTCAATAGGTGAAATTATCGCTTTGAAAGCTATACCTTCCATTGCCGATTCTCCTTTCCCTCTTCCAACGAATGATTTAgtttgtttaattttatattttatttgaaccTCTGCTTTCTACTTActtaattgtattttttatttggaaCTACTTTGTTGTGTGGACACAGCagatgaaatatatttaaaaaacgaagGAACAGTAAATTTATTGTTTGGTTTACAACATTATTTAATGTCCTccgttttttaaatatgtttaaATACAATTATTAGAGAAACTTTATTGTATTTCACGATACTATAATggtataaattaaatgaaaaaagaatatattgaaaaatgaaactatttattgttaataataatattgttcccacaataaaattattatataataaatagaaaaattacaatttttttaaacaaacacCCTATATAAAAGAGAACTCATACCTCTGTATATGATTTACATTACTGTTACATCATTACAATATTATACTTTTAAAAAGATACATTCAACAATCTTGCTATGAATAAATTGTATACATAACCCATACCAAATTGTACAATAAATTGTTCTTGAGTCATTGATAACTTATACAATTGGTTGATACGAcgttaaataattgaaataaaaagaaattatataattactaATTCTGCCTATAAAACTTCTTATATCTACAATTCTTCCTTTTCAACAAAATCTAATATTTTAACCCAAAATCAATCAAATTAGACTAGATATTGAAGCAAAGTTTGAAGTTTTCTTAAAAGatgtaattttcaaattaaaacaTTCTACAATTGGCGCTCAAATCTCATATACTTCAAGAAGTAGTAAACACACAATATTGGAGCTCTATGGAAAAGCTAATGGCAAAGCCATACAACTCTTTGAGGAACTTTTTTGgtacataataaataaaagaaaatatgtttttttaaGCATGAAAAGACGAATACTTGATTAGAATACATAATACAACCATATCAGCCATAAGTTAGTCACTTATTAATCACAGATTTATTGGAAATCTCTAACAaagtgtattttatttaatattctacCATTAAATACTAATATCATGAGACATATAGAGTAACTGAAACAACAGATCTATGATAAAGGTAGTAAAAAATGTTTGATATGTACTAAATGTCACATTTGGTTCACGCATACTTGAAATTCTAATACTTGCGATCGTCGGTGTAATCTAGAAATTAATAGACTGTAGATTTGTAAGTTTGCATTTCTATGGACATTTGTAATTAAAGAAATACAATTTAGAGATTCGTTTTGCGTATTAAAAATTAGAACGAATACTTTACTATggacattttttatatttttgcatactaTATGTACTCTGTAAATTTTAAATCTCCCACAAATGCATGAAAATCCGCAATGTGgcaataaatgttaaatatgtcATGTTAAAACGTGAATCAAAATTCTGTCATCTAAAAATtaagcaaaaaaagaaacaagaaatggTAAACTgtgaaaaaagggaagaaaatataCCAAGGAAATACTTAAatcgaaaatttatttaaaactaaGGGTATGTACAGCTCAAGCAGGGATATGTTCGCCCTGTGGTTGGAATCCATTCTCATCGGCCACGTAGTTGACGGTGTATTTCACGTTGGTTTGTGGGTCTACCCAGCTGAAGCTTCCACGAACAGCCAAAGATTCGTTTTCGGTTCCTACGTTAACCAATTCGGCGGATTCCTGATGAGCTTGTCCATTGGAAAGTTCGTAGCCATAGTTGTAACTGCCCAGGCCAATATTGTCAGAGGGTGTCTCCTTGAGGACCAGTACGTCTTCTTGACGAACTTGAGGAGCAGCGGAAACGGCGACAACGACGAGGGCGAAAGCGACGAACTGCAACGAAGAAGAAAGCAACTAACATTTGATATGAAATTGAATATCGATACACTTAAAACGTAAACGAATACGTTCTGTTGAATCCATAAAGATTCATGTAGATGAAGAACCCGATAATAAAAGCACAGAGAAAGATGATACAAATTATTTTCGAATTCCTTTAGAATTGTTTTGAAATTGACTATTGAATATGCCATGGTAAAAGTAGAGTAAAACTCATCTAAAGAATCTTTTGAATTGTTTTAACGTCAATTATCGAATCGTGGATCGAAGTAATAGACTTAAGAAGATATTTAGTAGCCGATCTGGCAAAAACTGAGGATTATTTTAAAAGTCTTTTGGATCGTTTTAAAATCAATCATTAAACCGTGAATCGCAACGAAGTATTACTGGCTTTTCGTCTGTAAACACTATGTTATCTCGTTGTTTTATTTCAAGCGCCTGTTTAATTATCCCGCGTGATTCGTCACTGTCTTCCGGTGGCAAGAACGCACATGTTATGCAAGGAGATCCGTTACCGGTGATTTACTTAAAATAATTCTACAAACATATTTGCATGTTAACAATAGGCAAGAGAAAAACGATACTAAACGTAAATTGCTGGATGCAGTATCGCTCTATCGTTAATGGTACATAACGATCCTGTGCGCGTTAATTGCACGCTCGTAATCGCTAGATCATCGGCGATCTCTTACGAATGATCATTTTCCATTTCAAGAATAAAAATCCACTAATGGAAGCAAACGAAGCttccatttttattattttcatttttataaattgtaattttatatgaaataaagAAGATGAAATACGAATGAAACCACGACGATACACTTTTGACGTCCGATAAGAAATTTCGCTTAATACTCGAAGGAAACACGCACCAGTTTCATGATTGGTTGTTTTGGTTTGGATTGAACTTCTTTAGATTGTCAAAGACGATGCACAGGTGTTAACCTGAGATGAGTTAGATTACGATACTGATTCAATCATGATCCAGAGGACCGTTATATAGTCGGATTTCGAGATGAATTTTACCCCTTCCAAGTAACCGACTCCCAAAATTCTTCGGCGAAGATGTCGAAATCACCGAATGGCATTGGCCGACTGGCGGTGGTAGAACGATGACCGACAAAGGAAGAGGCGGTGAATGTCAGACAAGAATTCGAGGAAGAGCAGCCAGCAGCGAAAATCGCACGTGGTTTCACCGTGGATCCTGTACGGATCCTCGTCTTACCAAACTTGGATGGAACAATGGATGCGATCGGCGTCAGAAAATCCTTCCAGAAGTGTATAGGGCTTGGTATTACCGtttcaggctagctgaacaaaGAAGATGATTATTTAAGAGGATATAAATTTATGGAGATGCAAGTGATGGTTATTTTGAGAAAACGTTGAGAAATACATTTCTGTATTATCGCAATAAGATGCAATGTTCTGAGAATGTTTACAAAGGGAGAGAAACTTTTTATGCAGGTAGAATTAAAATACTGTAAATTGTTATAGCAGAGAAATTTATTTAGTTGCAGTCAATTTTCGAGGATACTATTCTCGTTTCTTTTAGGGAAAAGTGAAATAGTAGATTATGGTACTAATATAACAACGTACAATGCtgtagaaatatttataaagaaatcTTTTCACGCtgggaaaattaaaatattgtaaattattctAATCTTTATAAGCGGAATCTTTTTCGATGCACTCAGTGTTTCAAATTCAGTGTTAAAAGTATTTTCGTATCATTTCATCTGCATTCTTCATTCATTGTCTTCATCCATTGACAAAGATGCACTGATTCGATCAGTACACTCATACAAATTCAATTAAACTGCATTTAATAACgaataattaaaacaaattaaaacaaattaaaacaaattaaaacaaattaaaacaaattaaaacaaattaaaacaAAACTATTAGTATGTTACAATAATATATGATTATTCTTATAATTTAACTGCGCATTCCTTTTTACGGATTTACAGAAAAtgcaaaattgaaatattataatattagtgTAGATAATCGATCGAGCCTCTTCTTAATGAAAGCATGTATTAGTAAAAACGATCAAGAGCGTGGTTGTATCAGCATAATTCATCCCAAATTAGATTTAGTCTGTCGTTACAACACATGGATCTTCAGCATTCACCGTCGTTTACATTTTTCACAAATTGATCGTCGATCGGAGCTATAATATTCGGAGGTCACGCAAACTAGTATTCATCTCTCCGAAAGGTGAATCGCGATATTCAGTAAAAGTCACGTTCGATCTTCTCTAACAAACATAACCGATCAGAAGCATAATGTCTGATTTTATCGGCAATTTTTACGTTACCATGACACGGTAGGGTTAATTGCGGCGAACAAATTATGCTTACGTTCAAAACGTTCACTTTATGCGGCGCTTCCGTGCGATATTTTTTCGTAACAATCTCTTAATGAAGAATGGAAAGTCACTGTTTAGCTTTAGGTGTAGCTTAAATTAAGcagtaatattatatttatcatacACATACATTTTCTCGTGTTCATATTTTGTTATATCttgacaatttttattattacgtaataattCATCGTTACTTAATATTGTTCTTCAGAAATCACGATTGACATAATCGTTTAAAATTAGCGGTTAATCAGATATTATACATATTCATTATTAATCGCCAACCCGTGATTCAAAATATTgcttaattatcaattattacaaCGGAAGATTATTcagattattaaattataaacattataaacgtcgAACGTTTTatgattttaaaataattttaaaaaaattttagcgAAAAGCGACATACATTACGCAACGATATAATACTTTCGCTTTATCAAAGTTATTAGTAACGTTATTAGTGCCGTTACTAGTAAATCCAATACCacattaaaatacatattttacgAAACTTTAGCTCTCTGACAGATCGGAATTAGATAACTACCGTTGGGAATTTTTTGCGGTTTTTCAGATTCATTCTTTCCTCCAGTAGCGTTTCGCAATCGTGGCGTAAATCGCTTGATGGAACCACCGATGACATCTCGTTTTCACGGACGATACTCGTTTATAAATCTTGCAAATATATTCAAACCCACAAGGATTAAAAATAAAGATCGCGGGGAGGCGTCTCGTATAGGATTACGTCAAATCGACCTTGCTGTTGCTCTAAGTTACTCATTCTTTCCCGTGGAACATTATAAAAGCAGAACAAAGACGTCCTTCGTTCTCTAATTTCTCTAAAAAAACGAAACAAGGGatcaaagagaagaaagaaggtaCGTATGGAAGTTCGAAAAGAAAGTCAGTGGGTGTTACGTAAGCGTCGGAGGCCGTTTATGGCATAAGGTTTATGCTAATGCTCAAAAGAGCAAGGCATCGTTGCAGAAGAGGAACGAGACGACGTGGAAAGGGAAGAAGATGAGTCCTGGTCGCGAGAAGATCTATGTTCTCTGTGTCacgattctttctttcttttttcttttttcttcaggcctctttttcttccttggGATTTTATATCCTTGTAATTGATCGAAAGCTACGTAGAATGGCAAACGACGCGTGTAATAAAGAAGGCAGGCTCGTTTCATGAGATTCCCATGTAGTTACGTTTGCGTACTCGACGTTCTTTGCTCATTATCGATTGCAAGACTTCTAGTATTCTTGTCTAGACTTTTGCAAAAAGATTTCCGTGAAATCCTATATTACAGgtttaaacaaaataaaaaaagttaaatgaaACTTTTAATTTAAAGCTCGAATGatgtttgttttatttatatttatatatatggtatttatatttttttaatatatgtatatatattgtaaataaaaagaaatatataatatgaaataacatttataaatagcgttaaggaaaaaataaggacGAGGTACTATTgtatttattctaaatatttagattgacaaaattacaaatttgtaggtaaaatacatatttattgtGAAAACTATTTTATAAGAGCTCATGTCTGAGTAGATTGTTAGCTGTTGATTTAGAGTTTTAGATGCGTATAGATTGAACTTTAATGCTCTGGATTTCTACAAGAGCCTTTGAAGATAGTCTTTGAAGGGATACGAAAGGATTGATATTTCCGTTTTCATTCTGACAATGGGTGATTTGACATAATCGATTCTTTTGTTGGCAATGGCACTTGTACAATTTCGTCGAGTCATGTATTTGAAAACCTGACATTCAAAATTCTTCTTGTGGCAGAGTAAAATCGCTTCTGTATTTGTTTAGACAAGAATTGATGCGAGAGAATTAACTTGTTACTTTATTTTTGAATCAAAGTGTTTACAAAAAATAAACGTTAGGTGtgaaattacttaaaataataGTTAAAGTACTAAAGCAAAAGTAACAATTGAATCGCTatgtttatttaaattacaattaatattctttttaaaatCACATCAACCCATAATGGCAACTCAGTAGAAATAGtaaacaaagtattataattttTGGGAAACATATtcgtttgtttaaaaaattttcgCGCTTGTAATTTttgatttaaatattttgtagaagaattttaataataataatttcaagtTCCTTTTTTATCTATTATCCTCTATGTTCTATTTCGATAAATTCATcatacaaaatgaaataaatttatcataCAAAAATTCTgttgttaaaaaaaataatcaGGTCGCGAAGTAGAAATTGTTATAATAACTAAGGCgatataaatttcaatctaaATTGTACAAAATTGAAATGCAGATTCTTATTTAAGACATACTTCATTACGCCATAAATAATGTTCCTAATGTCATTAAAATACAGAAGAGTGAAATATTGGTTATAATGATGCTCGGCTATCGTCTACCAAATGTCGCTTTCAAAGTTATTAAGCTATCGCGGAAACGAGAAAACGAAATTTATCAACGGATTAAGCAACTTGTTGTTGCAACAAACAAAATAGCATAATTGATTTTTGTCAAACATTCGTAGACAGGTTCCTCTTTGTGGCATTTTTCATTCTCCAATATTCAGGAAGTACGTACAACTTCTAACTCCAAAAGGACACtaattttacttttatcttctttcgaaatttagaaaaattcttTACATAACATTTAcgcttttaaacatttaaaagtATGTTATCATGCCGTCATAGATGATTAAACTTCTTTCTTGTAACCATTATCGATAGCGAAAATGGTTTTTGACTACTTTCGACCATGGTTAATTTTGATCGATCTTACTGGTAATTAGTAACCAACATTGccacttttttattttatatctctAATCTTATATAgcctatattgttctttttgtACAAAATGCATCGTAATAAACTTGTTTATGTAATACACCGTGTGTTCATCGTGTACAGGTGACAATCGTAAACCACATGATTTATGTATCATTACGACTCGATGTACGCGTCGCGATCGCAACCGTAGAAGATAAGAAAAATGGCACCGAAATCGATCACGTTCTTTCCTATTCCTGTTACTTTCGTTCGTGCATACTTTCAGTGAAATTTCCGTTGATCAGGTTTCGTTAAGATGTTTCCCCACCCACGGGATCCTCTGCTCACAGTGAATATACTTACTTAGGTGGCACGACATTAGATAATCGGTTGAGTTCTTGCTGGCTCGTGCATCGGCGCACGGGTCGTGACTTTCCCCCTTTTTGCTGCAGCTCATCGTGAAGCGCGACGATATTGTATAATCGATTGTATACGATTCGATGGAGAATCCTCTTGCTCAGATTAGGGGACATAAATTTTAATCGATTAGTAATGGATTTAACTTAGCAACAAGCGGTAACAGCAATCGTCATTGATGATTTatgattcgtttcttttttcctcgtttcttctttcccttCATTGTCTTCTCTGTTATGAAGACGAAGCCTACGTTTACTGATTACTCTTCTTCTACTCAGGTTTTTTAATTAcatgtttaattttttattttataaaaaattattaattctggtgatataaattttgtttttacgtttacaataatattttaatgtattatAAATGTGGAACGATAATTCGTTCAAGACATTTTTCAGACAAATAACGCAGACAATGTGGTAGCTTATTTAGTCAtttgattttttatatttatattattatggtATCAGTATTCTATCCTACATTGTATAATATTAAGATCTTTGAGAATTTAGTGTaccaataattttaatatacaatttcTTACAAGTTTAATAATGATTAATGTACAATCTGTTGCAATATTTTTTAGTATACAGATGTATCTTCTTATAAGATAGATTTATTTCTACTTTTAAATGCACAATCGATGTTTTATTTATAATGAAATGTATAATCAATGACTCTAATGCTTTCTATAAATAGTAATTGATTGTGTAAACTTGTCAACTTAGAAACAGTCAGTGATGTAAATTCTTACCCATGATTTTGAAATTCCTGATATAGCTTTTAAGTGTCTTTAAAATGTTGTTTGAAGTATCTCATACGATAAAAGCCATTGGAAACGACTCTTTTGTCTTCTAATGATTTTGTTGTACTGTCTTTTCCCCTTTTTGCTAAAAATTGTTTCCAAAGATCAGCCAGGCAATACAATTTATTGCAATTCTGATACCAATACCTCTCTAAAgaacaaagaaatattatttagagATTCGAATAAATCACCGTTAAGACCAAACTAAACGTATTTTCATTAACCATCAGTCAGTTTTATCTTTTCGATCCAACAACCCCACAGAAACACAGCAAATGTTCCCTGAAGGAGGTGGCGAGGTAATCAAATTCCTTCTacttttttaatagaaattgcAAAAATTA
Coding sequences:
- the LOC117163969 gene encoding flexible cuticle protein 12-like — encoded protein: MKLFVAFALVVVAVSAAPQVRQEDVLVLKETPSDNIGLGSYNYGYELSNGQAHQESAELVNVGTENESLAVRGSFSWVDPQTNVKYTVNYVADENGFQPQGEHIPA